The following proteins are co-located in the Neomonachus schauinslandi chromosome 8, ASM220157v2, whole genome shotgun sequence genome:
- the AKAP12 gene encoding A-kinase anchor protein 12: MGAGSSTEQRSPEQPEAGSATPVEPEPSGGGLAAEAAPSAPGDPAIATADPATKLLQKNGQLSSANGLAEEEEFSPQEGALNGQEEEAIVTDVGQRESEDVSERASDKATAAGSVVVQDMAKDGQEEMPEIIDQIPSSESNLEELIQPTESQANDVGFKKVFKFVGFKFTVKKDKTEKSDTVQLLTVKKDEGEGAGAADGAGDHQEPSQETGEATAKESELKQSTEKPQETLTREQSNTEISLQAESGQAAEEHQEEGEEKQKEPTKSPDSPTSPVASETASPFKKFFTQGWAGWRKKTSFRKPKEEKLEASEKKKDPEPEKVDTQEQEKTDAASEQVDAPEQAHPQEITGSVNAARLSVEYEKVELPSEDQALGPPKEKPAPLATEVFDDKVEIVADVHVSMPETKTEEERAEGEETVEPLPAEKGVETEAELEKAEPAEELGKMKEVCAPGGDHAQPTDLSPEEKAPSAHPEGVVSEVDMLSSQERMKVQGSPLKKLFTSTGLKKLSGKKQKGKREGGDEESGEHHQAAAESPDSTDEQKGESSASSPEEPEEITCLEKGIADTHQEGEAEEGTISDGEKKREGVTPWASFKKMVTPKKRVRRLSESDKEDELDKVKSATLSSTESAASEMQEEAKGNGEEQKPEEPKRKVDTSVSWEALICVGSSKKRARKASSSDDEGELKTMGGDSQKPDDAGRDKDTGPDTALASSQEHDQGPGSSSPEQAGSPTEGEGVSTWESFKRLVTPRKKSKSKLEEKSEDSVAGSGIEHSASDVEPGKEESWVSIKKFIPGRRKKRSDGKAEQATVEDAGPAEVNEDDSDVPAVVPLSEYDAVEREKTEAQQAQKSEEKPEQKVAVSVSEELSTNLAHGVTVTVLDGARAVSSVEERSPSWISASVTEPLEETEDEAKPLTGEVFEEVLAEETSIVTKTLPEGQEAIDDTVVSEAELTWEATTAAEGAEAFCAEEAAEASGAEETADMVSAVSQLTDSPADTTEEATPVQEVEGGVPDLEDQERRTQEVLQAVAEKVREQSLLPEDTIQTVREVEAKIPEKVEEAEEDSQGLDLKKETDGVLEVRAQEAKAETLTQGEVVLQATPESFEKVPPVTDSVESSELRTTCQAETLVGVKSELILEQAIAPDSAETLTDNETNGSTPVADLEALHVTQQEQIPERHEDTEVASGTPSQVPEAEAVPAPEQVSPAPASFPSQEENKGHSEMEEVLEHPGKEIPVETVPILSKTDTIQEEGQFTDRESQEKPLLEGPDVSADPETTSSQEATSEAALKEEATREPEFQKDDGIEVQSPTPSPEPVEREMEAQGEREEMEAKPTQATEEEFEQKPAVTTSDELSKQLVQTESVAVIGGEKEVTAWEESSPQLVQEEAVCTEVQVQSSEAPFTLTAAAVEEKVLGQTVEILETAETLESADAQSVPEEESSEKDEEALTARPGDVKVPTGTEAQPESIAVTVAAAPDGGVSADLEGDETTPQSPSSHEEDGPAACQEVQGSETRKEDLEPENEISKLETEGSKLVQNVIQTVVSQLVSTEEAAADFQTQAQPMISDTQEVRAHTETEEELQAQDGTRAKEESTLTTVEQTHSDIPEAVSEASAKVTSVEVERSSLNDQQLEEAVLPSEEKEQTTGTESVLEDGDRARLEERIEESPSESQEDEKGDAVDEPENQHSALEDAGAPGGVSKESPDTDGPTPKEKEGGQEVEFQEGKVHSESEEEIKTQTQDDAQKQEGEPAKSEPTGS; this comes from the coding sequence TTGGACAGAGAGAGTCTGAAGATGTGAGTGAAAGAGCCTCAGATAAAGCGACGGCTGCTGGCTCCGTGGTTGTTCAAGACATGGCAAAGGATGGGCAGGAGGAAATGCCTGAAATCATCGACCAGATTCCTTCTTCAGAAAGCAATTTAGAAGAGCTGATACAACCTACTGAGTCCCAGGCTAATGATGTTGGATTTAAGAAGGTGTTTAAGTTTGTTGGCTTTAAATTTACTGTAAAAAAGGATAAGACCGAGAAGTCTGACACTGTGCAGCTACTCACTGTCAAAAAAGATGAAGGTGAAGGAGCGGGAGCAGCAGACGGGGCTGGTGATCACCAGGAGCCCAGCCAGGAGACCGGAGAAGCAACAGCCAAAGAAAGCGAACTAAAACAATCCACAGAGAAACCCCAAGAAACCCTTACGCGTGAGCAAAGCAACACGGAGATTTCTCTTCAGGCTGAGTCTGGTCAAGCAGCAGAGGAACAccaagaggaaggggaagaaaaacagaaagaacctACCAAATCTCCAGACTCTCCAACTAGTCCGGTGGCCAGTGAAACAGCGTCACCCTTCAAAAAATTCTTCACTCAAGGGTGGGCTGGCTGGAGAAAAAAGACCAGTTTCAGGAAGCCTAAGGAGGAGAAGCTGGAggcttcagagaagaaaaaggaccCAGAGCCAGAAAAAGTAGACACGCAAGAACAGGAAAAGACAGACGCCGCCTCTGAGCAAGTGGATGCTCCTGAGCAGGCGCACCCACAGGAGATCACCGGGAGTGTTAACGCTGCCAGACTGTCAGTGGAATATGAAAAAGTCGAGCTGCCCTCTGAAGATCAAGCGCTGGGACCCCCCAAAGAGAAACCCGCCCCCTTAGCAACAGAAGTGTTTGATGATAAAGTAGAGATTGTTGCCGATGTCCACGTTAGCATGCCAGAGACcaagacagaagaggagagggcGGAGGGAGAAGAAACAGTAGAGCCCTTGCCGGCTGAAAAGGGGGTGGAGACAGAGGCCGAGCTCGAGAAAGCCGAACCTGCTGAGGAGCTGGGGAAGATGAAAGAAGTGTGTGCCCCTGGAGGGGACCACGCCCAGCCAACCGACCTGAGCCCCGAGGAGAAAGCGCCCTCTGCACACCCCGAGGGCGTCGTGAGTGAGGTGGACATGCTGTCCTCACAAGAGAGAATGAAAGTGCAAGGAAGCcctttaaagaaactttttaCTAGCACTGGCTTAAAAAAGCTTtctggaaagaaacagaaagggaaaagggaaggaggggatgaAGAGTCGGGGGAGCACCATCAAGCTGCAGCAGAGTCTCCAGATAGTACAGATGAACAGAAGGGCGAGAGCTCTGCTTCGTCCCCTGAGGAACCAGAGGAGATTACGTGTCTAGAGAAAGGCATCGCGGACACACACCAGGAGGGGGAAGCCGAGGAAGGAACTATTTCTgatggggagaagaagagagaaggtgtTACTCCCTGGGCATCTTTCAAAAAGATGGTGACGCCCAAGAAACGGGTCAGAAGGCTTTCTGAAAGTGATAAAGAAGATGAATTGGATAAAGTCAAGAGTGCCACCTTGTCTTCCACGGAGAGTGCGGCCTCTGAGATGCAGGAGGAAGCcaaaggaaatggagaagagCAGAAGCCAGAAGAACCCAAGCGCAAAGTTGATACTTCAGTATCTTGGGAAGCTTTAATTTGTGTGGGGTCATCcaagaaaagagcaagaaaagcaTCATCATCTGATGATGAAGGGGAACTGAAAACAATGGGAGGAGACAGCCAGAAACCAGATGATGCAGGAAGAGACAAAGACACAGGACCAGACACTGCCCTTGCCAGTTCCCAGGAACATGATCAAGGGCCAGGAAGCTCCTCACCTGAGCAAGCTGGAAGCCCCACCGAAGGGGAGGGAGTTTCCACCTGGGAGTCCTTTAAAAGATTAGTCActccaagaaaaaaatccaagtccAAACTGGAAGAGAAAAGTGAAGACTCTGTAGCTGGGTCTGGTATAGAACATTCAGCGTCAGATGTTGAGCCTGGAAAAGAGGAGTCTTGGGTCTCCATTAAGAAATTTATTCCCGGACGAAGGAAGAAAAGGTCAGATGGGAAAGCAGAACAAGCCACTGTTGAAGATGCAGGGCCAGCAGAGGTCAACGAAGATGATTCTGATGTCCCGGCCGTGGTACCTCTGTCCGAGTATGATGCAGTGGAACGGGAGAAAACCGAAGCACAGCAAGCCCAAAAAAGTGAGGAGAAGCCTGAGCAGAAGGTAGCTGTTTCTGTGTCAGAGGAGCTCAGTACGAATCTTGCTCATGGGGTGACGGTGACTGTCCTTGACGGGGCAAGGGCTGTTTCCAGTGTTGAAGAGAGGTCGCCATCTTGGATATCTGCTTCGGTGACAGAACCTCTTGAAGAAACAGAAGATGAAGCCAAACCCCTAACTGGGGAGGTATTTGAAGAAGTCCTTGCAGAGGAAACCTCCATTGTTACCAAAACTCTGCCAGAGGGTCAAGAGGCCATTGATGACACAGTCGTGAGTGAGGCGGAATTAACTTGGGAAGCCACGACAGCTGCAGAAGGTGCAGAGGCATTTTGTGCTGAAGAAGCAGCAGAAGCATCTGGTGCTGAAGAGACCGCTGACATGGTTTCAGCTGTTTCTCAGCTCACTGACTCTCCAGCAGACACCACAGAGGAAGCAACACCCGTTCAGGAGGTGGAAGGCGGTGTACCAGACCTGGAAGACCAAGAGAGGCGGACTCAAGAGGTCCTGCAGGCAGTTGCGGAAAAAGTTCGAGAACAATCACTGCTGCCAGAAGACACGATTCAGACAGTGCGGGAAGTAGAAGCCAAAATACCAGAGAAGGTGGAAGAAGCGGAAGAGGATTCTCAAGGGCTAGACCTGAAGAAAGAGACAGATGGAGTGTTGGAAGTACGTGCACAAGAAGCTAAAGCTGAGACTTTGACACAAGGGGAAGTAGTCCTACAGGCCACCCCAGAAAGCTTTGAGAAAGTTCCTCCAGTCACAGACAGTGTAGAGTCCAGTGAGCTTAGAACCACTTGTCAAGCTGAAACCTTGGTTGGGGTAAAATCAGAATTGATCCTGGAACAGGCTATTGCTCCTGACTCAGCTGAAACCCTTACAGACAATGAGACCAACGGAAGCACCCCAGTAGCAGATCTTGAAGCTCTCCATGTAACACAGCAAGAGCAGATCCCGGAGAGGCACGAAGATACTGAGGTTGCTTCAGGTACACCATCCCAGGTCCCAGAAGCAGAGGCAGTTCCTGCCCCTGAACAGGTGTCTCCAGCACCTGCTAGTTTTCCatcccaagaagaaaataaaggacattCAGAAATGGAAGAGGTTCTAGAACATCCGGGCAAAGAGATACCAGTGGAAACTGTACCCATTCTTTCAAAGACGGACACGATTCAAGAGGAAGGCCAATTCACCGACAGGGAGAGCCAAGAGAAACCGCTTCTCGAAGGCCCCGATGTGTCTGCAGACCCCGAAACAACCAGCAGTCAGGAAGCGACAAGTGAAGCTGCCCTGAAAGAGGAAGCTACTAGAGAACCTGAATTTCAAAAGGATGACGGTATTGAAGTCCAGAGCCCTACGCCATCTCCCGAGCcagtggagagagagatggaagctcaaggagagagggaggaaatggaaGCAAAGCCAACTCAAGCCACCGAAGAGGAATTTGAGCAAAAACCAGCTGTGACCACATCTGATGAGCTTAGTAAGCAGCTGGTGCAGACAGAGAGTGTGGCCGTCATCGGCGGGGAAAAGGAGGTTACCGCTTGGGAAGAAAGTTCTCCCCAGCTAGTGCAGGAGGAAGCAGTGTGCACGGAAGTTCAAGTCCAGAGCTCGGAGGCGCCCTTTACTCTAACGGCTGCAGCAGTGGAGGAGAAGGTCTTAGGACAAACTGTCGAGATTTTAGAAACCGCTGAAACTCTGGAATCTGCAGATGCACAGTCCGTTCCAGAAGAAGAATCCTCTGAAAAAGATGAAGAAGCCTTGACTGCCCGGCCAGGGGACGTCAAGGTGCCCACGGGGACTGAGGCTCAGCCAGAGTCCATCGCGGTGACTGTAGCGGCTGCTCCTGATGGAGGCGTCAGTGCTGATCTGGAAGGAGATGAAACCACCCCCCAGAGCCCGTCCTCACATGAAGAGGACGGGCCGGCCGCGTGTCAGGAAGTCCAGGGGAGcgaaacaagaaaggaagattTAGAGCCTGAAAACGAGATTTCGAAACTTGAGACTGAGGGCAGTAAACTTGTACAGAATGTGATCCAAACAGTTGTTAGCCAGTTAGTAAGCACGGAAGAAGCAGCCGCTGATTTCCAGACACAGGCTCAGCCGATGATCTCGGACACGCAGGAGGTGAGAGCGCACACCGAGACTGAAGAAGAGCTTCAGGCTCAAGATGGAACACGAGCCAAAGAAGAATCCACACTAACCACCGTGGAACAGACCCATTCTGACATTCCCGAAGCTGTGAGTGAAGCTTCAGCAAAGGTCACAAGTGTTGAGGTAGAACGTTCCAGCCTAAATGACCAGCAGCTTGAAGAGGCAGTTCTCCCATCTgaggaaaaggaacaaacaacCGGGACCGAGTCTGTTTTAGAAGATGGTGATCGTGCCAGGTTAGAAGAAAGGATAGAGGAGTCCCCCTCTGAATCCCAAGAAGATGAAAAAGGTGATGCTGTTGATGAGCCTGAGAACCAGCACTCAGCCCTGGAAGATGCTGGGGCCCCAGGAGGCGTAAGCAAAGAGTCCCCGGACACAGATGGACCAACACcgaaagagaaggaaggtggcCAGGAAGTAGAATTTCAGGAAGGAAAAGTCCACAGCGAGTCAGAAGAAGAGATCAAAACCCAAACACAGGACGACGCTCAGAAACAGGAGGGAGAACCGGCAAAATCAGAACCCACAGGATCCTAA